The following are encoded in a window of Fluviibacter phosphoraccumulans genomic DNA:
- a CDS encoding M48 family metallopeptidase produces MSDISIAFLILVAANLTIKFWLNRRQAAQVKQHAAQVPARFAAVITLEAHQKAAAYTRAKIRLSQISLVIDTAWLLLLTLGGGINLIYSTASAFVGSASPLLTGLVFLISLGVLSGIVDLPVSIYRQFGLEARFGFNRMTPALFITDLLRNALVSLIIALPLLALILWLLDLATPMSWLWAWLGWMVFNALLLFIYPVVIAPLFNKFTPMPDSAHKQKLDALLQRCGFSAAGLFVMDGSRRSAHANAYFTGFGKHRRIVLFDTLINQLSPTQLEAVLAHEIGHYQRKHLQKRLVLMAAMSLALLWALFQLLHAPWFYSGLGVDSATPATALALFSMAMPLCLLPLTPLSNALSRKHEYEADAYAAQHSSAQELIDALITMYRENAATLTPDSLYSLFHDSHPPATLRIAHLAAQPGAHA; encoded by the coding sequence ATGTCTGATATCTCTATTGCGTTCCTTATTCTCGTTGCGGCCAATCTCACGATCAAATTCTGGCTCAACCGCCGTCAGGCCGCACAGGTTAAGCAGCACGCAGCGCAAGTACCCGCCCGCTTTGCAGCAGTGATTACACTCGAAGCGCATCAAAAAGCCGCCGCTTACACCCGCGCTAAAATCCGCCTGAGTCAGATCAGTCTGGTCATAGACACCGCGTGGCTACTGCTACTCACCCTGGGTGGCGGCATCAATCTGATCTACAGCACGGCCAGCGCCTTTGTCGGCAGCGCATCACCGTTGCTCACCGGTTTGGTATTTCTAATCAGCCTCGGTGTTCTGTCGGGCATCGTTGATCTTCCCGTCAGCATTTACCGCCAGTTCGGCCTGGAAGCCCGCTTTGGGTTTAACCGCATGACGCCGGCCCTTTTCATCACTGACCTGCTGCGCAACGCCCTGGTCAGTCTGATCATCGCCTTGCCCTTACTCGCGCTGATACTCTGGTTACTGGATCTGGCAACACCCATGAGCTGGCTGTGGGCCTGGCTGGGCTGGATGGTGTTTAACGCGCTACTGTTATTTATCTACCCCGTCGTCATCGCCCCGCTCTTTAACAAATTTACCCCCATGCCAGACAGTGCCCATAAACAAAAGCTGGATGCCCTGCTGCAACGCTGTGGCTTCAGTGCCGCCGGGTTATTTGTCATGGATGGCTCGCGACGCTCAGCCCATGCCAACGCCTACTTCACCGGATTCGGCAAACACCGGCGCATTGTGCTGTTCGACACGCTCATCAACCAGCTATCGCCCACCCAACTGGAAGCCGTGCTCGCTCATGAGATTGGCCACTACCAGCGCAAGCACCTTCAAAAACGTTTAGTGCTCATGGCCGCCATGTCACTCGCCTTACTCTGGGCGCTGTTTCAACTACTGCATGCCCCGTGGTTTTACAGCGGCCTCGGCGTTGACAGCGCCACCCCGGCGACGGCACTGGCACTCTTCAGTATGGCCATGCCGCTCTGCCTGTTGCCGCTCACACCACTGAGCAACGCACTCTCGCGCAAACATGAATATGAAGCCGATGCCTATGCCGCACAGCACAGCAGCGCACAGGAACTGATCGACGCGCTGATTACCATGTACCGAGAAAATGCTGCCACGCTCACGCCCGATAGCCTCTATTCGCTATTCCATGATAGCCACCCCCCGGCCACGCTACGCATTGCCCACCTTGCGGCGCAGCCAGGTGCACACGCATGA
- a CDS encoding CBS domain-containing protein, giving the protein MLVQEILKLKGNVLYTTHSGASLSEAVAALTEHDAGSLVVMDAGEMTGLITFREVLQAVGKTKGDLSAMTVSDFKVAQPVVARPDMPIEAVRELLVNHHQRYVPVMDGKVLMGVVSFMDVAKAVLEEQGFENRMLKNFIKNWPEENGND; this is encoded by the coding sequence ATGCTGGTACAAGAAATACTTAAGCTCAAAGGGAATGTGCTTTACACCACCCATTCGGGCGCAAGCCTGTCTGAGGCGGTAGCAGCGCTGACGGAACATGATGCCGGTTCGCTGGTTGTCATGGATGCCGGTGAAATGACCGGCCTGATTACCTTTCGCGAAGTGCTGCAGGCCGTGGGTAAAACCAAGGGTGATTTGTCGGCCATGACCGTCAGTGACTTTAAAGTCGCTCAGCCGGTGGTTGCCCGTCCGGATATGCCGATTGAGGCTGTGCGCGAGCTACTGGTCAATCACCATCAGCGTTATGTGCCGGTCATGGACGGCAAGGTGCTGATGGGGGTGGTGTCGTTCATGGATGTGGCCAAGGCGGTTCTGGAGGAGCAGGGATTCGAGAATCGTATGCTCAAAAACTTTATTAAGAACTGGCCAGAAGAAAACGGCAACGATTAA
- the fabI gene encoding enoyl-ACP reductase FabI, whose amino-acid sequence MLLETSNTTLKGLKGLVVGIANQHSIAWGCAEAFRAAGAELAITYLNAKAEPHVRPLAEGVNATLIEAMDVENDTEVGALFEKIEKEWGQLDFILHSIAFAPLDDLHGPVLNTSREGFARAMDISCHSLIRLARHAAPLMKNGGAMLTMSYEGANRVAPHYGIMGLAKAALESATRSLAAELGPQNISVNAISPGPIATRAASGIVDFDHLMQDSIEHAPLRRLVTIEEVGALATLLASPAGRGITGDVIVVDGGRHILY is encoded by the coding sequence ATGCTGCTAGAAACTTCGAACACCACCCTCAAAGGCCTGAAAGGCCTGGTTGTTGGCATCGCCAACCAACACAGCATTGCCTGGGGCTGCGCCGAAGCCTTCCGTGCTGCGGGTGCAGAACTCGCCATTACTTACCTGAATGCCAAGGCAGAACCTCACGTCCGCCCCCTGGCCGAGGGCGTTAACGCCACATTAATTGAAGCCATGGACGTTGAGAACGACACCGAAGTGGGTGCGCTCTTTGAAAAAATTGAAAAAGAATGGGGTCAACTCGATTTCATTCTGCACTCCATTGCTTTTGCGCCTCTGGATGATCTGCATGGCCCGGTACTTAATACCAGCCGTGAAGGCTTTGCCCGCGCCATGGATATTTCCTGCCACAGCCTGATTCGCCTGGCCCGCCATGCCGCTCCCCTCATGAAAAACGGGGGCGCGATGCTGACAATGTCCTATGAAGGCGCCAACCGGGTTGCACCCCACTACGGCATCATGGGTCTGGCTAAGGCAGCTCTTGAGTCGGCAACACGCTCACTCGCCGCAGAGCTGGGCCCACAGAATATCTCGGTCAATGCCATTTCACCCGGGCCGATCGCTACGCGTGCGGCTTCAGGCATTGTGGACTTTGACCACCTGATGCAAGACAGCATCGAGCACGCGCCCTTGCGTCGCTTGGTCACCATTGAAGAAGTCGGCGCCCTCGCCACCCTGTTGGCCAGCCCCGCTGGCCGTGGCATTACCGGCGATGTTATTGTGGTTGATGGCGGTCGCCATATCCTTTACTGA
- the orn gene encoding oligoribonuclease: protein MAIDQRRLVWLDMEMTGLNPDSDTILELAMVVTDADLNVVAESAAWAVHQSDATLAAMDDWNTKTHGASGLTERVRSSALDMDAVELAAIEFMQAWVGKGVSPMCGNSICQDRRFMARYMPALERWFHYRNLDVSTVKELCRRWRPDLAGQVQKAGAHTALADIHESIDELRYYRQHFIRAEA from the coding sequence ATGGCGATTGATCAAAGACGGCTGGTGTGGCTGGATATGGAAATGACCGGGCTTAATCCCGACTCAGACACCATTCTTGAACTGGCCATGGTGGTGACCGATGCCGATTTGAATGTGGTGGCAGAGTCCGCTGCTTGGGCGGTGCACCAGTCTGACGCGACGCTGGCTGCTATGGACGACTGGAATACGAAAACGCATGGCGCTTCCGGTTTAACCGAGCGTGTGCGCAGTTCTGCACTTGATATGGATGCGGTAGAGCTGGCTGCCATTGAGTTCATGCAGGCATGGGTGGGTAAGGGCGTGAGCCCGATGTGCGGCAATTCGATTTGTCAGGACCGCCGTTTTATGGCGCGCTACATGCCGGCATTGGAGCGTTGGTTCCACTACCGTAATCTGGATGTGAGTACTGTTAAGGAGCTCTGTCGTCGTTGGCGCCCGGATCTGGCCGGTCAGGTCCAGAAAGCCGGGGCGCATACGGCGCTGGCGGATATTCACGAGTCGATTGACGAGCTACGTTACTACCGCCAGCACTTTATCAGGGCTGAGGCGTAG
- a CDS encoding ArnT family glycosyltransferase: MSFLDLRPTPPSAQADAPVRWSTYSRQPLMMGWPVALCLALLLLLPGLIGRDPWRGDDAEHFGVIASLLNGGSWLVPSFQGDTWNQSPLYYWVNALIAWPFSFILDLPDAARLGNLFWVSITIVALYQAARATLDTEEARVLPFLALSAPGLMLSAHETQPDLAVMAGYALFFWGSSRLCFEKVTPGSLLAALGLGVTMLSGGFTIALPLIVVLLGIFLIKPKLRLNTLVALMLGLLIGFFWFIHAAAFGNPEPTGLFEAIWPASTLRNAADIPGHLLNVIKLIAWTTWPAWPIALWTLWRRRLTFWRRETMVPLAVLLIAFVLQILTASARPSKTLVLLVPILLLATASVTHLRRGAANLLDAFTLTLFTLTAGFVWLGWSAIHFGWPEHLAQTVTRLEPGFRTPLTIVPPAIAFLLTIGWFVLMRNIPRSPVRGIQHWFAGITLIWALVVVLWSPWLDHGMSYTRMGAQIAKQLEAPGCVATYQVSDDARAALSYQLDRAMPRSAIATGKDCPWLLTETPGNAQEIKRPKGWDAATKVWAGHRRGTRAERYTLYYRATETAATPQP; this comes from the coding sequence ATGTCTTTTCTTGATCTCAGACCTACCCCGCCCTCAGCCCAAGCAGATGCCCCCGTGCGCTGGAGCACCTATTCCCGTCAACCTTTAATGATGGGTTGGCCGGTTGCGCTCTGTCTGGCCCTGTTGCTGTTGCTGCCCGGGCTGATCGGGCGAGACCCCTGGCGCGGTGACGATGCCGAACATTTCGGTGTCATCGCCAGCCTGCTCAACGGCGGTAGTTGGCTCGTCCCCAGCTTTCAGGGAGACACCTGGAACCAGTCGCCGCTGTATTACTGGGTCAATGCCCTGATTGCCTGGCCCTTTAGTTTTATCCTCGACCTGCCCGACGCGGCGCGCCTGGGTAATCTGTTCTGGGTCAGCATCACCATTGTCGCGCTTTATCAGGCGGCCCGCGCCACACTGGATACCGAAGAGGCGCGTGTGCTGCCCTTCCTGGCCCTAAGCGCCCCCGGGCTCATGCTCAGCGCTCATGAAACGCAACCCGATCTGGCCGTTATGGCGGGCTATGCGCTCTTCTTCTGGGGCAGCAGCCGACTCTGCTTTGAAAAAGTCACGCCGGGTTCGCTGCTCGCGGCGCTTGGCCTGGGTGTCACCATGCTATCGGGCGGCTTTACGATCGCCTTACCGCTTATCGTCGTATTGCTCGGCATTTTCCTGATCAAACCCAAATTACGACTCAACACCCTGGTGGCGCTGATGCTTGGGCTGCTCATCGGTTTCTTCTGGTTTATTCACGCAGCCGCTTTCGGCAACCCGGAGCCCACCGGCTTGTTCGAGGCCATCTGGCCCGCATCGACCCTACGCAACGCGGCCGACATTCCCGGACACCTACTCAACGTCATCAAACTGATTGCCTGGACAACGTGGCCAGCCTGGCCGATTGCCCTGTGGACACTATGGCGTCGCCGCCTCACCTTCTGGCGGCGCGAAACCATGGTGCCGTTGGCCGTATTACTCATCGCGTTCGTTCTGCAGATTCTGACAGCGTCAGCACGTCCCTCAAAAACACTCGTGCTGCTGGTGCCGATTCTTTTGCTGGCTACGGCATCGGTCACCCACCTGCGGCGCGGTGCGGCCAATCTGCTGGATGCGTTTACGCTCACCCTGTTTACGCTGACCGCAGGCTTTGTCTGGTTAGGGTGGAGCGCGATTCATTTTGGCTGGCCAGAACACCTGGCGCAAACGGTCACCCGCCTGGAGCCGGGCTTTAGAACGCCGCTCACCATCGTGCCCCCCGCCATTGCATTTTTGCTCACCATTGGCTGGTTTGTGCTCATGCGAAATATCCCGCGCTCACCGGTACGCGGTATTCAACACTGGTTTGCCGGTATCACCCTGATCTGGGCACTGGTGGTGGTGTTGTGGTCGCCCTGGCTAGATCACGGCATGTCTTACACGCGAATGGGGGCACAAATCGCCAAGCAATTAGAGGCACCTGGCTGTGTGGCCACCTACCAAGTGAGTGACGATGCCCGCGCCGCACTCAGCTATCAGCTGGATCGAGCCATGCCACGCTCGGCCATTGCCACTGGCAAAGATTGCCCATGGCTGCTCACCGAAACCCCGGGCAACGCCCAGGAAATCAAACGCCCCAAAGGCTGGGACGCGGCCACTAAGGTCTGGGCCGGGCACCGTCGCGGCACCCGTGCCGAGCGCTACACGCTGTACTACCGAGCCACCGAGACGGCCGCTACGCCTCAGCCCTGA
- a CDS encoding bifunctional enoyl-CoA hydratase/phosphate acetyltransferase, producing the protein MPHSSSLDKFCGGIIENHPFGELKVGDSASVTRTVTIDDLRLFAAATGDANPTMLDPEFADSSIYREVVAHGMWSGAMLVNLLGSELPGLGTILVDQNLRYLRPITVGDTVTFKITVERKYERTQHVLFDAEVILDSGLRAVTGTLEVLAPSEKITRQQLCVPEATLSTRDERVQRFFALAAGMEPVSTAVVHPCDAESLRGAVLAAERGLIRPILVGPADRIKHLAQSLSLDISPYRLVDTPYSQESARLAVELVRKGDAEALMKGSLHTDEMMSAVVDKATGLRTSRRLSHVFRMDVQTYAKPLLITDAAINIYPDLMAKADIIQNAIDLAHILGLKEPRVAILSAVETINPKIQSTLDAAALCKMADRGQIKGGLLDGPLAFDNAISIEAAQTKGIKSAVAGLADILVVPDLESGNMVAKQLEYLASAVPAGIVLGARVPIILTSRADNAETRMASCVLAVLIADANRKKITPE; encoded by the coding sequence ATGCCTCACTCTTCCAGCTTAGATAAATTCTGCGGCGGCATCATCGAGAATCATCCGTTCGGTGAGTTAAAAGTCGGTGACAGCGCCTCGGTTACCCGCACCGTTACCATTGATGATTTGCGCTTGTTCGCCGCTGCCACGGGCGATGCCAACCCGACCATGCTAGACCCGGAGTTCGCCGACAGCAGCATCTACCGCGAAGTGGTGGCGCATGGCATGTGGTCGGGCGCCATGCTGGTTAATCTTCTGGGCAGTGAACTACCCGGCCTGGGTACGATTCTGGTCGATCAGAACCTGCGTTATCTGCGGCCGATTACGGTCGGCGATACGGTCACCTTCAAGATCACCGTTGAACGCAAATACGAACGCACACAGCATGTACTCTTCGACGCCGAAGTCATTCTCGACAGTGGCTTGCGTGCCGTGACCGGTACGCTGGAAGTGCTGGCCCCCTCGGAAAAAATTACGCGTCAGCAACTCTGCGTGCCTGAAGCAACTTTATCGACCCGGGATGAGCGCGTGCAGCGTTTCTTTGCCCTGGCCGCCGGCATGGAACCCGTTTCCACCGCAGTCGTTCACCCGTGCGACGCTGAATCACTGCGGGGCGCTGTTCTGGCAGCCGAGCGTGGCCTGATTCGACCCATTCTCGTGGGGCCGGCAGACCGCATTAAGCACTTGGCGCAAAGCCTGTCACTCGACATTTCGCCCTACCGCCTGGTCGATACCCCTTACAGTCAGGAATCGGCTCGACTGGCCGTAGAGTTGGTGCGCAAGGGCGATGCCGAAGCGTTGATGAAAGGCAGCCTGCACACCGACGAAATGATGAGCGCAGTGGTTGATAAAGCCACCGGACTCAGAACTTCACGCCGACTGTCGCACGTTTTCCGCATGGATGTGCAAACCTACGCCAAACCCTTGCTGATTACCGATGCCGCCATCAACATCTATCCAGATCTGATGGCCAAAGCCGACATTATTCAGAACGCGATTGATCTGGCGCACATTCTGGGACTCAAAGAGCCCCGTGTTGCGATCCTTTCTGCCGTTGAAACGATCAACCCCAAGATTCAGTCCACGCTTGACGCCGCAGCCCTGTGCAAAATGGCCGATCGCGGGCAAATCAAAGGCGGGCTGCTCGATGGCCCACTGGCCTTTGATAACGCCATCTCGATTGAAGCGGCGCAAACCAAAGGCATTAAGTCTGCCGTCGCAGGCCTGGCCGACATTCTGGTCGTGCCCGATCTGGAGTCTGGCAACATGGTGGCAAAGCAGCTGGAGTATCTGGCCAGTGCGGTACCGGCAGGCATTGTACTCGGTGCCCGTGTGCCCATTATTCTGACCTCACGAGCCGACAACGCAGAAACGCGTATGGCCTCTTGCGTGCTGGCCGTGCTCATTGCCGACGCCAACCGCAAAAAAATAACGCCAGAGTAA
- the fdxA gene encoding ferredoxin FdxA translates to MTYVVTDNCIKCKYTDCVDVCPVDCFHEGPNFLVIDPDECIDCTLCVAECPAEAIYAEDDVPAGQEAFTALNAELAKLWPVIAERKDPLPDADNFNGQPGKLAELER, encoded by the coding sequence ATGACATACGTTGTTACCGACAACTGTATCAAGTGCAAATATACAGACTGCGTAGATGTGTGCCCGGTGGATTGTTTCCATGAAGGCCCGAATTTCCTGGTGATCGATCCGGATGAGTGCATTGACTGCACCCTGTGCGTGGCGGAATGCCCGGCAGAAGCGATTTACGCCGAAGATGACGTGCCTGCCGGTCAAGAAGCTTTCACGGCCCTGAACGCGGAGCTGGCCAAGCTTTGGCCGGTGATTGCCGAGCGTAAAGATCCGTTGCCGGATGCCGATAACTTTAATGGTCAGCCGGGTAAGCTGGCCGAACTTGAACGCTAA
- the rpmE gene encoding 50S ribosomal protein L31 yields the protein MKSGIHPEYKDIEVTCSCGEKFTTRSTMNKALHIEVCSNCHPFYTGKQKIVDTAGRVEKFRQKFGGLRKSA from the coding sequence ATGAAGTCTGGCATCCACCCCGAATACAAAGACATCGAAGTCACCTGTTCCTGCGGCGAAAAGTTCACGACCCGCTCGACCATGAACAAGGCACTGCACATTGAAGTCTGCTCTAACTGCCACCCGTTCTACACCGGCAAGCAGAAGATCGTCGATACGGCTGGCCGTGTTGAGAAGTTCCGTCAGAAATTTGGCGGCCTGCGCAAGTCTGCCTAA
- the rsgA gene encoding ribosome small subunit-dependent GTPase A, translated as MSTFTARIIASHGRHYVARDNSGALWHCIARGKKHEVAVNDCVILTDLGNSGDVTQPQAVIEKIEPRQNLFRRSDQFKDKAIAANVTQVWFVVATEPSFDPELLSRCQVACAAEAIQFTILLNKADLAALLARAEELVAPFQAIGIPVIHTSTLNGQGIDQLRHQIIGQSTVLTGQSGMGKSSLINELVPDAKATIGEISHYLDTGRHTTTTVQAYQQGPETTIIDVPGLQVFGLSHLTDEQILLAFPEFRPHLGDCRFRDCRHDQDPGCALRAAVENGSATDVRLQLLRRLLQDIR; from the coding sequence ATGAGCACCTTCACTGCCCGCATCATTGCCAGCCACGGCAGACACTACGTAGCCCGTGATAATAGTGGCGCACTCTGGCATTGCATTGCCCGTGGCAAAAAGCATGAAGTGGCCGTTAACGACTGCGTTATTCTCACCGACCTCGGCAACTCGGGCGATGTGACCCAACCGCAGGCGGTTATCGAAAAAATCGAGCCTCGGCAGAACCTGTTTCGTCGATCCGATCAATTCAAAGACAAAGCCATTGCCGCTAATGTCACGCAAGTCTGGTTTGTCGTGGCGACCGAACCTTCGTTTGACCCGGAACTCCTCTCGCGTTGCCAGGTCGCCTGTGCCGCAGAAGCGATTCAGTTCACGATCCTGCTCAACAAGGCAGATCTTGCCGCTTTGCTAGCGCGTGCCGAAGAGCTGGTAGCGCCCTTCCAGGCCATTGGCATCCCAGTCATCCATACCTCCACCCTCAACGGGCAAGGCATCGATCAACTGCGTCACCAGATCATCGGCCAATCGACTGTGCTCACCGGTCAATCGGGCATGGGCAAATCATCACTGATCAATGAATTGGTACCCGATGCCAAAGCCACCATTGGTGAAATCTCGCACTACCTCGACACCGGGCGACACACCACCACCACGGTTCAGGCGTATCAACAGGGGCCGGAAACCACCATCATCGATGTGCCCGGCTTACAGGTCTTTGGTCTATCCCATTTAACCGATGAACAAATCCTGCTCGCCTTTCCTGAATTTCGCCCACATCTAGGTGATTGCCGCTTCCGCGACTGTCGGCACGATCAAGACCCGGGCTGCGCCTTAAGAGCGGCAGTCGAGAACGGCAGCGCCACCGACGTCAGACTACAATTGCTGCGACGATTACTACAAGACATTCGTTGA
- a CDS encoding response regulator has translation MAQKILIVDDDMRLRQMVMRYLDENGFKSSSASNANEMCKAIQRDTFDLYVLDINLPGEDGLRICQRIRLSGDVTPIIMVTARGEDIDRIIGLELGADDYLPKPFNPRELLARIRSILRRGSKSHHVLHDAANLTFIFGSFEFDGRARQLSQRGKNISLTTNEFALLKILIQCKGQVLSRAQLTGRLHSRDYTPDQRDIDMLVSRLRKQLQEDDPSVTYIQTVRGVGYVFIEPGGQEAHFA, from the coding sequence ATGGCTCAGAAAATTCTCATCGTCGATGACGACATGCGACTACGTCAGATGGTCATGCGTTATCTGGACGAAAACGGCTTTAAATCCAGTTCGGCATCCAATGCCAATGAAATGTGCAAGGCCATTCAGCGGGATACGTTCGATCTCTACGTGTTGGATATCAATCTTCCGGGGGAAGATGGCTTAAGGATCTGCCAGCGAATTCGGTTATCGGGTGATGTCACCCCGATCATTATGGTGACAGCGCGCGGTGAAGATATCGACCGCATTATTGGCTTGGAGCTGGGCGCCGATGATTACCTGCCCAAGCCTTTTAACCCGCGCGAACTTCTGGCGCGTATACGCTCGATTCTAAGACGCGGGAGCAAATCGCATCATGTGCTGCATGATGCAGCCAATCTGACGTTTATTTTTGGATCATTTGAGTTTGATGGGCGCGCCCGCCAGTTATCGCAACGGGGAAAAAACATCTCCCTCACTACAAATGAATTTGCGTTACTCAAGATTCTTATTCAATGCAAAGGTCAGGTTCTGTCGCGCGCCCAGCTAACAGGGCGGCTGCACTCACGGGATTACACACCCGATCAGCGTGATATTGATATGCTCGTCTCCCGTCTACGCAAACAGCTACAGGAAGACGACCCAAGTGTTACCTACATTCAGACCGTACGCGGCGTAGGTTATGTGTTTATCGAGCCTGGTGGGCAAGAAGCGCACTTCGCATGA
- the trxA gene encoding thioredoxin TrxA, producing MSEHIVHVTDSSFADDVTNSSEPVLLDFWAEWCGPCKMIAPILDDIAKEYAGKVKIAKINIDENQQTPAQFGVRGIPTLMLFKAGSVEATKVGALSKSQLVAFLDGHL from the coding sequence ATGAGCGAACATATTGTCCACGTCACTGACAGCTCTTTCGCCGACGACGTCACTAACTCGTCTGAACCCGTTCTGCTCGATTTCTGGGCCGAATGGTGTGGTCCCTGCAAAATGATCGCGCCGATCCTGGACGATATCGCCAAGGAATATGCTGGCAAGGTCAAAATTGCCAAGATCAACATCGATGAGAACCAACAAACACCGGCCCAGTTCGGTGTGCGCGGCATTCCGACACTGATGCTATTTAAAGCAGGCAGCGTCGAAGCCACGAAAGTTGGCGCACTCTCGAAATCGCAGTTGGTTGCCTTCCTCGACGGCCACCTGTAA
- the greB gene encoding transcription elongation factor GreB, which produces MNKPVSVEQRHYMTPGGHSRLRDELEFLVKTERPKIVEIVSWAASNGDRSENGDYLYGKKRLREIDRRIRFLMKRLENAHVIDPGLQQHKDQVFFGATVVVCDEDGTEATYSIVGVDEADPNKGWISWVSPLARALIKLREGDVARFVSPLGERELEVVEVLYQSLDMPGFDPEA; this is translated from the coding sequence ATGAATAAACCTGTTTCCGTTGAGCAACGCCATTACATGACGCCGGGCGGCCATAGCCGCTTGCGCGATGAGTTGGAGTTTCTCGTTAAGACAGAGCGGCCCAAAATTGTGGAGATCGTTTCCTGGGCGGCATCGAATGGAGACCGTTCAGAGAATGGTGATTATCTTTATGGCAAAAAGCGCCTGCGGGAGATTGATCGGCGTATTCGTTTCTTAATGAAGCGCCTTGAAAATGCTCATGTCATTGATCCGGGCTTGCAGCAACACAAAGACCAGGTGTTCTTTGGTGCCACCGTGGTGGTTTGTGATGAAGACGGCACGGAAGCGACCTACAGCATCGTCGGTGTGGATGAGGCAGATCCCAACAAAGGCTGGATTAGCTGGGTGTCGCCGCTGGCCCGAGCCTTGATCAAATTACGCGAGGGCGATGTGGCCCGTTTTGTCAGCCCACTCGGCGAACGCGAGCTGGAAGTCGTTGAAGTGCTGTATCAATCACTGGACATGCCGGGTTTTGATCCCGAGGCTTGA
- the rho gene encoding transcription termination factor Rho yields the protein MHLSELKSKHVSQLIDMATTAGIEHANRLRKQELIFALLKEHAKTGETIYGDGCLEVMQEGYGFLRAAESSYLASSDDIYVSPSQMRRYNLRNGDTIDGEIRMPREGERYFALTKVDRINGEAPDACKNKILFENLTPLHPNQPLKLERDSKTEENLTSRIIDMVAPIGKGQRGLLVASPKSGKTVMLQNIAHAITASHPDVVLIVLLIDERPEEVTEMQRSVRGEVIASTFDEPPVRHVQVAEMVIEKAKRLVEHKKDVVILLDSITRLARAYNTVQPASGKVLSGGVDANALQKPKRFFGAARNIEEGGSLTIIATALIDTGSRMDDVIYEEFKGTGNMEIHLDRKMSEKRLYPSINVNRSGTRREELLIPQEILQKIWVLRKLLYPMDDLEAMEFLLDKVRATKNNAEFFDAMRRG from the coding sequence ATGCACCTATCCGAACTCAAGTCTAAACATGTCAGTCAGCTGATAGACATGGCAACCACCGCCGGTATCGAGCACGCCAATCGCCTGCGCAAACAGGAACTGATCTTCGCGTTGCTCAAAGAGCATGCGAAAACCGGCGAAACTATCTACGGCGATGGCTGTCTTGAAGTCATGCAAGAGGGCTACGGCTTTCTGCGCGCAGCAGAATCCTCTTATCTGGCCAGCTCGGATGACATTTACGTCTCGCCGTCGCAGATGCGCCGCTACAATCTGCGCAACGGCGACACCATTGACGGTGAGATCCGCATGCCGCGCGAAGGTGAGCGTTATTTCGCGCTGACCAAGGTGGATCGCATCAACGGTGAAGCACCGGATGCCTGCAAGAACAAGATTCTCTTCGAGAACCTCACACCGCTGCACCCGAACCAGCCGCTCAAGCTGGAACGGGATAGCAAAACCGAAGAAAACCTCACCTCCCGCATCATCGATATGGTGGCACCGATTGGTAAGGGCCAGCGCGGTCTGCTGGTCGCCTCACCCAAATCCGGTAAAACCGTCATGCTGCAGAACATTGCGCATGCCATTACCGCTAGCCACCCGGATGTCGTACTGATCGTATTGCTGATCGACGAACGCCCGGAAGAAGTGACTGAAATGCAGCGCTCGGTACGTGGCGAAGTGATCGCCTCGACCTTTGACGAACCACCCGTGCGCCACGTTCAAGTGGCCGAAATGGTCATCGAAAAAGCCAAACGCCTGGTCGAACATAAAAAAGACGTGGTTATTCTGCTCGACTCGATTACCCGTCTGGCCCGTGCTTACAACACCGTACAACCGGCCTCTGGCAAGGTGTTGTCCGGTGGTGTGGACGCCAATGCCCTGCAAAAGCCGAAGCGTTTCTTCGGCGCTGCCCGTAACATTGAAGAAGGTGGTTCACTGACCATTATCGCCACCGCGCTTATCGACACCGGCAGCCGCATGGACGATGTGATCTACGAAGAATTCAAGGGCACCGGCAACATGGAGATCCATCTGGATCGCAAGATGTCCGAGAAGCGCCTCTACCCATCGATCAACGTCAACCGCTCGGGCACGCGTCGCGAAGAACTGCTCATTCCGCAGGAAATCCTGCAGAAGATCTGGGTCCTGCGCAAACTGCTCTACCCGATGGACGACCTGGAAGCCATGGAATTCCTGCTCGACAAGGTGCGCGCCACCAAGAACAACGCAGAATTCTTCGACGCCATGCGTCGGGGTTAA